A window of Christiangramia forsetii KT0803 contains these coding sequences:
- a CDS encoding mechanosensitive ion channel family protein → MERLNSWGDIAKEYGSKLIDYLPTLLGAIALLIIGLWVIKLIVKYLKKLFEKKDYDPTLEKFTVNAASWGLKIILFVLFITQLGVESASLVAAIGAAGLAIGLALQGSLANLAGGVLIIVLKPFRVGDWIEAQGVSGSVVEISLFYTKLDTFGNQRVVIPNGELSNDNITNYSFNKTRKESLTFGISYDDDIKKAKEVLTNMVMEQENVLKDPAPQIIVHSLGDNSVNFSVRYFAELPVFWDLHWYMIEEGKIRLEEAGMTIPYPQRDVYLYDQTKMKGTVREKKSE, encoded by the coding sequence ATGGAAAGACTGAATAGCTGGGGCGATATCGCCAAAGAGTATGGAAGCAAACTTATTGATTATCTTCCTACTCTACTTGGAGCAATTGCCTTGCTTATCATTGGACTTTGGGTTATTAAATTAATCGTAAAGTACCTGAAAAAATTATTCGAAAAGAAAGATTATGATCCTACACTTGAAAAATTCACGGTTAATGCTGCGAGCTGGGGATTAAAAATCATCTTATTTGTTCTTTTCATTACACAATTAGGAGTTGAAAGCGCATCACTGGTTGCTGCAATTGGTGCCGCAGGTTTAGCGATTGGTCTTGCTTTGCAGGGCTCTCTGGCAAATCTTGCAGGAGGAGTTTTAATTATCGTTCTAAAACCTTTTAGAGTTGGCGACTGGATAGAAGCTCAAGGGGTTTCTGGTAGTGTTGTGGAGATTTCATTATTCTATACCAAATTAGATACTTTTGGAAACCAGCGTGTAGTGATACCTAATGGTGAATTAAGTAACGATAATATTACCAATTACAGTTTCAATAAAACCAGAAAAGAGAGTCTTACTTTCGGAATCTCTTATGACGATGATATTAAGAAAGCAAAGGAAGTTCTTACCAATATGGTCATGGAACAGGAGAACGTTCTAAAAGATCCTGCGCCGCAAATTATTGTTCATTCCCTTGGGGACAATTCAGTAAACTTTTCTGTTAGATATTTTGCTGAATTACCGGTATTCTGGGATCTTCACTGGTATATGATTGAGGAAGGTAAAATTAGACTTGAAGAGGCCGGAATGACCATTCCTTATCCTCAAAGAGATGTTTATCTTTACGATCAAACCAAGATGAAAGGTACTGTTAGAGAGAAAAAATCTGAATAA